One segment of Mus pahari chromosome 11, PAHARI_EIJ_v1.1, whole genome shotgun sequence DNA contains the following:
- the Tnpo1 gene encoding transportin-1 isoform X2, producing the protein MSCSKNSDGFNEQTKMEYEWKPDEQGLQQILQLLKESQSPDTTIQRTVQQKLEQLNQYPDFNNYLIFVLTKLKSEDEPTRSLSGLILKNNVKAHFQNFPNGVTDFIKSECLNNIGDSSPLIRATVGILITTIASKGELQNWPDLLPKLCSLLDSEDYNTCEGAFGALQKICEDSAEILDSDVLDRPLNIMIPKFLQFFKHSSPKIRSHAVACVNQFIISRTQALMLHIDSFIENLFALAGDEEAEVRKNVCRALVMLLEVRMDRLLPHMHNIVEYMLQRTQDQDENVALEACEFWLTLAEQPICKDVLVRHLPKLIPVLVNGMKYSDIDIILLKGDVEEDETIPDSEQDIRPRFHRSRTVAQQHEEDGIEEEEDDDDEIDDDDTISDWNLRKCSAAALDVLANVYRDELLPHILPLLKELLFHHEWVVKESGILVLGAIAEGCMQGMIPYLPELIPHLIQCLSDKKALVRSITCWTLSRYAHWVVSQPPDTYLKPLMTELLKRILDSNKRVQEAACSAFATLEEEACTELVPYLAYILDTLVFAFSKYQHKNLLILYDAIGTLADSVGHHLNKPEYIQMLMPPLIQKWNMLKDEDKDLFPLLECLSSVATALQSGFLPYCEPVYQRCVNLVQKTLAQAMLNNAQPEQYEAPDKDFMIVALDLLSGLAEGLGGNIEQLVARSNILTLMYQCMQDKMPEVRQSSFALLGDLTKACFQHVKPCIADFMPILGTNLNPEFISVCNNATWAIGEISIQMGIEMQPYIPMVLHQLVEIINRPNTPKTLLENTAITIGRLGYVCPQEVAPMLQQFIRPWCTSLRNIRDNEEKDSAFRGICTMISVNPSGVIQDFIFFCDAVASWINPKDDLRDMFCKILHGFKNQVGDENWRRFSDQFPLPLKERLAAFYGV; encoded by the exons ATGAGCCCACGCGTTCATTGAGCGGTCTGATCTTGAAGAACAATGTGAAAGCTCATTTTCAGAACTTCCCAAATGGTGTGACAGACTTCATCAAGAGTGAATGTCTAAATAATATTGGGGACTCCTCTCCGCTGATCAGAGCCACTGTCG GTATTTTAATTACAACCATAGCCTCCAAGGGAGAACTGCAGAATTGGCCTGATCTCTTACCAAAACTCTGTAGCCTGCTGGATTCCGAAGACTACAACACTTGTGAG GGAGCCTTCGGTGCCCTTCAGAAGATATGTGAGGACTCTGCAGAGATTTTAGACAGTGATGTCTTAGATCGCCCTCTGAACATCATGATCCCCAAGTTTTTACAGTTTTTCAAGCACAGTAGTCCCAAAATAAG GTCTCACGCTGTTGCATGTGTCAATCAGTTCATCATCAGTCGGACCCAAGCGCTCATGCTGCACATTGATTCTTTCATTGAG AACCTCTTTGCACTGGCTGGCGATGAGGAAGCAGAGGTACGGAAGAACGTGTGCCGGGCACTCGTGATGCTGCTTGAAGTCCGGATGGACCGCCTGCTTCCTCACATGCATAACATAGTCGAG TACAtgctgcagaggacccaagacCAAGATGAGAATGTAGCTCTGGAGGCCTGTGAATTCTGGCTGACCTTGGCTGAACAGCCAATATGCAAAGATGTACTTGTGAGGCATCTACCAAA GTTGATTCCTGTGTTAGTGAATGGCATGAAGTACTCAGATATAGATATTATCCTGCTTAAG GGTGATGTTGAGGAAGATGAGACCATCCCGGATAGTGAGCAGGATATACGGCCACGGTTTCATCGCTCGAGGACAGTGGCTCAGCAGCATGAGGAGGATGGgattgaggaggaagaggatgacgATGATGAAATTGATGATGATGACACGATTTCTGACTGGAACCTGA GGAAATGTTCTGCTGCTGCTCTCGATGTTCTTGCAAATGTTTATCGTGATGAGCTTTTGCCACACATTTTGCCACTTTTGAAAGAATTGCTTTTCCATCATGAATGGGTTGTGAAAGAATCTGGCATCTTGGTTTTAGGAGCAATTGCTGAAG GTTGCATGCAAGGCATGATTCCATACCTGCCCGAGCTCATTCCTCACCTTATTCAGTGCCTTTCTGATAAAAAGGCTCTTGTGCGTTCCATCACCTGCTGGACTCTTAGCCGCTATGCACACTGGGTAGTCAGCCAGCCACCAGATACATACCTGAAGCCATTAATGACAGAACTGCTGAAACGTATCCTGGATAGCAACAAGAGAGTACAAGAAGCTGCTTGCAG TGCCTTCGCTACATTAGAAGAGGAGGCTTGTACAGAGCTTGTCCCTTACCTTGCTTATATACTCGATACCCTCGTCTTCGCCTTCAGTAAATACCAGCATAAGAACCTGCTCATTCTGTACGATGCCATAGGGACACTGGCAGATTCAGTGGGACATCATTtaaacaagcca GAATATATTCAGATGCTAATGCCTCCTTTGATCCAGAAATGGAACATGCTAAAGGATGAAGACAAAGATCTTTTCCCTTTGCTTGAG TGCCTCTCCTCTGTTGCCACAGCCTTGCAGTCTGGCTTCCTTCCATATTGTGAACCTGTATATCAGCGTTGTGTAAACCTAGTACAGAAAACTCTAGCACAAGCcatg CTAAACAATGCTCAACCAGAACAGTATGAAGCTCCAGATAAAGATTTTATGATTGTGGCTCTTGACTTACTCAGTGGCCTGGCTGAAGGCCTGGGAGGCAACATTGAACAGCTAGTGGCCCGGAGTAACATCCTAACACTAATGTATCAGTGCATGCAG GATAAAATGCCCGAAGTTCGGCAGAGTTCTTTTGCATTACTAGGTGATCTGACTAAAGCATGCTTTCAGCATGTTAAGCCTTGTATAG ctGATTTCATGCCAATATTGGGAACCAATCTAAATCCAGAGTTTATTTCAGTCTGCAACAATGCCACCTGGGCGATTGGGGAAATATCAATTCAAATGg GTATAGAGATGCAGCCTTACATCCCTATGGTGTTGCACCAGCTTGTGGAGATCATTAACAGACCCAACACCCCAAAGACGCTGTTGGAGAACACAG CAATAACAATTGGTCGTCTTGGTTACGTTTGTCCTCAAGAGGTGGCCCCCATGCTACAGCAGTTTATAAGACCCTG GTGTACCTCTCTGAGAAACATAAGAGACAATGAAGAAAAAGATTCAGCATTCCGTGGGATTTGTACCATGATCAGTGTGAATCCCAGTGGCGTAATCCAA gattttatatttttttgtgatgCTGTTGCATCATGGATTAACCCAAAAGATGATCTCAGAGACATGTTCTGTAAG ATCCTTCATGGATTTAAAAACCAAGTTGGGGATGAAAATTGGAGGCGATTCTCTGACCAGTTTCCTCTTCCCTTAAAAGAGCGTCTTGCAGCTTTTTATGGTGTTTAA
- the Tnpo1 gene encoding transportin-1 isoform X3 gives MVWDRQTKMEYEWKPDEQGLQQILQLLKESQSPDTTIQRTVQQKLEQLNQYPDFNNYLIFVLTKLKSEDEPTRSLSGLILKNNVKAHFQNFPNGVTDFIKSECLNNIGDSSPLIRATVGILITTIASKGELQNWPDLLPKLCSLLDSEDYNTCEGAFGALQKICEDSAEILDSDVLDRPLNIMIPKFLQFFKHSSPKIRSHAVACVNQFIISRTQALMLHIDSFIENLFALAGDEEAEVRKNVCRALVMLLEVRMDRLLPHMHNIVEYMLQRTQDQDENVALEACEFWLTLAEQPICKDVLVRHLPKLIPVLVNGMKYSDIDIILLKGDVEEDETIPDSEQDIRPRFHRSRTVAQQHEEDGIEEEEDDDDEIDDDDTISDWNLRKCSAAALDVLANVYRDELLPHILPLLKELLFHHEWVVKESGILVLGAIAEGCMQGMIPYLPELIPHLIQCLSDKKALVRSITCWTLSRYAHWVVSQPPDTYLKPLMTELLKRILDSNKRVQEAACSAFATLEEEACTELVPYLAYILDTLVFAFSKYQHKNLLILYDAIGTLADSVGHHLNKPEYIQMLMPPLIQKWNMLKDEDKDLFPLLECLSSVATALQSGFLPYCEPVYQRCVNLVQKTLAQAMLNNAQPEQYEAPDKDFMIVALDLLSGLAEGLGGNIEQLVARSNILTLMYQCMQDKMPEVRQSSFALLGDLTKACFQHVKPCIADFMPILGTNLNPEFISVCNNATWAIGEISIQMGIEMQPYIPMVLHQLVEIINRPNTPKTLLENTAITIGRLGYVCPQEVAPMLQQFIRPWCTSLRNIRDNEEKDSAFRGICTMISVNPSGVIQDFIFFCDAVASWINPKDDLRDMFCKILHGFKNQVGDENWRRFSDQFPLPLKERLAAFYGV, from the exons ATGAGCCCACGCGTTCATTGAGCGGTCTGATCTTGAAGAACAATGTGAAAGCTCATTTTCAGAACTTCCCAAATGGTGTGACAGACTTCATCAAGAGTGAATGTCTAAATAATATTGGGGACTCCTCTCCGCTGATCAGAGCCACTGTCG GTATTTTAATTACAACCATAGCCTCCAAGGGAGAACTGCAGAATTGGCCTGATCTCTTACCAAAACTCTGTAGCCTGCTGGATTCCGAAGACTACAACACTTGTGAG GGAGCCTTCGGTGCCCTTCAGAAGATATGTGAGGACTCTGCAGAGATTTTAGACAGTGATGTCTTAGATCGCCCTCTGAACATCATGATCCCCAAGTTTTTACAGTTTTTCAAGCACAGTAGTCCCAAAATAAG GTCTCACGCTGTTGCATGTGTCAATCAGTTCATCATCAGTCGGACCCAAGCGCTCATGCTGCACATTGATTCTTTCATTGAG AACCTCTTTGCACTGGCTGGCGATGAGGAAGCAGAGGTACGGAAGAACGTGTGCCGGGCACTCGTGATGCTGCTTGAAGTCCGGATGGACCGCCTGCTTCCTCACATGCATAACATAGTCGAG TACAtgctgcagaggacccaagacCAAGATGAGAATGTAGCTCTGGAGGCCTGTGAATTCTGGCTGACCTTGGCTGAACAGCCAATATGCAAAGATGTACTTGTGAGGCATCTACCAAA GTTGATTCCTGTGTTAGTGAATGGCATGAAGTACTCAGATATAGATATTATCCTGCTTAAG GGTGATGTTGAGGAAGATGAGACCATCCCGGATAGTGAGCAGGATATACGGCCACGGTTTCATCGCTCGAGGACAGTGGCTCAGCAGCATGAGGAGGATGGgattgaggaggaagaggatgacgATGATGAAATTGATGATGATGACACGATTTCTGACTGGAACCTGA GGAAATGTTCTGCTGCTGCTCTCGATGTTCTTGCAAATGTTTATCGTGATGAGCTTTTGCCACACATTTTGCCACTTTTGAAAGAATTGCTTTTCCATCATGAATGGGTTGTGAAAGAATCTGGCATCTTGGTTTTAGGAGCAATTGCTGAAG GTTGCATGCAAGGCATGATTCCATACCTGCCCGAGCTCATTCCTCACCTTATTCAGTGCCTTTCTGATAAAAAGGCTCTTGTGCGTTCCATCACCTGCTGGACTCTTAGCCGCTATGCACACTGGGTAGTCAGCCAGCCACCAGATACATACCTGAAGCCATTAATGACAGAACTGCTGAAACGTATCCTGGATAGCAACAAGAGAGTACAAGAAGCTGCTTGCAG TGCCTTCGCTACATTAGAAGAGGAGGCTTGTACAGAGCTTGTCCCTTACCTTGCTTATATACTCGATACCCTCGTCTTCGCCTTCAGTAAATACCAGCATAAGAACCTGCTCATTCTGTACGATGCCATAGGGACACTGGCAGATTCAGTGGGACATCATTtaaacaagcca GAATATATTCAGATGCTAATGCCTCCTTTGATCCAGAAATGGAACATGCTAAAGGATGAAGACAAAGATCTTTTCCCTTTGCTTGAG TGCCTCTCCTCTGTTGCCACAGCCTTGCAGTCTGGCTTCCTTCCATATTGTGAACCTGTATATCAGCGTTGTGTAAACCTAGTACAGAAAACTCTAGCACAAGCcatg CTAAACAATGCTCAACCAGAACAGTATGAAGCTCCAGATAAAGATTTTATGATTGTGGCTCTTGACTTACTCAGTGGCCTGGCTGAAGGCCTGGGAGGCAACATTGAACAGCTAGTGGCCCGGAGTAACATCCTAACACTAATGTATCAGTGCATGCAG GATAAAATGCCCGAAGTTCGGCAGAGTTCTTTTGCATTACTAGGTGATCTGACTAAAGCATGCTTTCAGCATGTTAAGCCTTGTATAG ctGATTTCATGCCAATATTGGGAACCAATCTAAATCCAGAGTTTATTTCAGTCTGCAACAATGCCACCTGGGCGATTGGGGAAATATCAATTCAAATGg GTATAGAGATGCAGCCTTACATCCCTATGGTGTTGCACCAGCTTGTGGAGATCATTAACAGACCCAACACCCCAAAGACGCTGTTGGAGAACACAG CAATAACAATTGGTCGTCTTGGTTACGTTTGTCCTCAAGAGGTGGCCCCCATGCTACAGCAGTTTATAAGACCCTG GTGTACCTCTCTGAGAAACATAAGAGACAATGAAGAAAAAGATTCAGCATTCCGTGGGATTTGTACCATGATCAGTGTGAATCCCAGTGGCGTAATCCAA gattttatatttttttgtgatgCTGTTGCATCATGGATTAACCCAAAAGATGATCTCAGAGACATGTTCTGTAAG ATCCTTCATGGATTTAAAAACCAAGTTGGGGATGAAAATTGGAGGCGATTCTCTGACCAGTTTCCTCTTCCCTTAAAAGAGCGTCTTGCAGCTTTTTATGGTGTTTAA
- the Tnpo1 gene encoding transportin-1 isoform X1 — MSYLNNSIHTRTCLSTTCLVRPIQQTKMEYEWKPDEQGLQQILQLLKESQSPDTTIQRTVQQKLEQLNQYPDFNNYLIFVLTKLKSEDEPTRSLSGLILKNNVKAHFQNFPNGVTDFIKSECLNNIGDSSPLIRATVGILITTIASKGELQNWPDLLPKLCSLLDSEDYNTCEGAFGALQKICEDSAEILDSDVLDRPLNIMIPKFLQFFKHSSPKIRSHAVACVNQFIISRTQALMLHIDSFIENLFALAGDEEAEVRKNVCRALVMLLEVRMDRLLPHMHNIVEYMLQRTQDQDENVALEACEFWLTLAEQPICKDVLVRHLPKLIPVLVNGMKYSDIDIILLKGDVEEDETIPDSEQDIRPRFHRSRTVAQQHEEDGIEEEEDDDDEIDDDDTISDWNLRKCSAAALDVLANVYRDELLPHILPLLKELLFHHEWVVKESGILVLGAIAEGCMQGMIPYLPELIPHLIQCLSDKKALVRSITCWTLSRYAHWVVSQPPDTYLKPLMTELLKRILDSNKRVQEAACSAFATLEEEACTELVPYLAYILDTLVFAFSKYQHKNLLILYDAIGTLADSVGHHLNKPEYIQMLMPPLIQKWNMLKDEDKDLFPLLECLSSVATALQSGFLPYCEPVYQRCVNLVQKTLAQAMLNNAQPEQYEAPDKDFMIVALDLLSGLAEGLGGNIEQLVARSNILTLMYQCMQDKMPEVRQSSFALLGDLTKACFQHVKPCIADFMPILGTNLNPEFISVCNNATWAIGEISIQMGIEMQPYIPMVLHQLVEIINRPNTPKTLLENTAITIGRLGYVCPQEVAPMLQQFIRPWCTSLRNIRDNEEKDSAFRGICTMISVNPSGVIQDFIFFCDAVASWINPKDDLRDMFCKILHGFKNQVGDENWRRFSDQFPLPLKERLAAFYGV; from the exons ATGAGCCCACGCGTTCATTGAGCGGTCTGATCTTGAAGAACAATGTGAAAGCTCATTTTCAGAACTTCCCAAATGGTGTGACAGACTTCATCAAGAGTGAATGTCTAAATAATATTGGGGACTCCTCTCCGCTGATCAGAGCCACTGTCG GTATTTTAATTACAACCATAGCCTCCAAGGGAGAACTGCAGAATTGGCCTGATCTCTTACCAAAACTCTGTAGCCTGCTGGATTCCGAAGACTACAACACTTGTGAG GGAGCCTTCGGTGCCCTTCAGAAGATATGTGAGGACTCTGCAGAGATTTTAGACAGTGATGTCTTAGATCGCCCTCTGAACATCATGATCCCCAAGTTTTTACAGTTTTTCAAGCACAGTAGTCCCAAAATAAG GTCTCACGCTGTTGCATGTGTCAATCAGTTCATCATCAGTCGGACCCAAGCGCTCATGCTGCACATTGATTCTTTCATTGAG AACCTCTTTGCACTGGCTGGCGATGAGGAAGCAGAGGTACGGAAGAACGTGTGCCGGGCACTCGTGATGCTGCTTGAAGTCCGGATGGACCGCCTGCTTCCTCACATGCATAACATAGTCGAG TACAtgctgcagaggacccaagacCAAGATGAGAATGTAGCTCTGGAGGCCTGTGAATTCTGGCTGACCTTGGCTGAACAGCCAATATGCAAAGATGTACTTGTGAGGCATCTACCAAA GTTGATTCCTGTGTTAGTGAATGGCATGAAGTACTCAGATATAGATATTATCCTGCTTAAG GGTGATGTTGAGGAAGATGAGACCATCCCGGATAGTGAGCAGGATATACGGCCACGGTTTCATCGCTCGAGGACAGTGGCTCAGCAGCATGAGGAGGATGGgattgaggaggaagaggatgacgATGATGAAATTGATGATGATGACACGATTTCTGACTGGAACCTGA GGAAATGTTCTGCTGCTGCTCTCGATGTTCTTGCAAATGTTTATCGTGATGAGCTTTTGCCACACATTTTGCCACTTTTGAAAGAATTGCTTTTCCATCATGAATGGGTTGTGAAAGAATCTGGCATCTTGGTTTTAGGAGCAATTGCTGAAG GTTGCATGCAAGGCATGATTCCATACCTGCCCGAGCTCATTCCTCACCTTATTCAGTGCCTTTCTGATAAAAAGGCTCTTGTGCGTTCCATCACCTGCTGGACTCTTAGCCGCTATGCACACTGGGTAGTCAGCCAGCCACCAGATACATACCTGAAGCCATTAATGACAGAACTGCTGAAACGTATCCTGGATAGCAACAAGAGAGTACAAGAAGCTGCTTGCAG TGCCTTCGCTACATTAGAAGAGGAGGCTTGTACAGAGCTTGTCCCTTACCTTGCTTATATACTCGATACCCTCGTCTTCGCCTTCAGTAAATACCAGCATAAGAACCTGCTCATTCTGTACGATGCCATAGGGACACTGGCAGATTCAGTGGGACATCATTtaaacaagcca GAATATATTCAGATGCTAATGCCTCCTTTGATCCAGAAATGGAACATGCTAAAGGATGAAGACAAAGATCTTTTCCCTTTGCTTGAG TGCCTCTCCTCTGTTGCCACAGCCTTGCAGTCTGGCTTCCTTCCATATTGTGAACCTGTATATCAGCGTTGTGTAAACCTAGTACAGAAAACTCTAGCACAAGCcatg CTAAACAATGCTCAACCAGAACAGTATGAAGCTCCAGATAAAGATTTTATGATTGTGGCTCTTGACTTACTCAGTGGCCTGGCTGAAGGCCTGGGAGGCAACATTGAACAGCTAGTGGCCCGGAGTAACATCCTAACACTAATGTATCAGTGCATGCAG GATAAAATGCCCGAAGTTCGGCAGAGTTCTTTTGCATTACTAGGTGATCTGACTAAAGCATGCTTTCAGCATGTTAAGCCTTGTATAG ctGATTTCATGCCAATATTGGGAACCAATCTAAATCCAGAGTTTATTTCAGTCTGCAACAATGCCACCTGGGCGATTGGGGAAATATCAATTCAAATGg GTATAGAGATGCAGCCTTACATCCCTATGGTGTTGCACCAGCTTGTGGAGATCATTAACAGACCCAACACCCCAAAGACGCTGTTGGAGAACACAG CAATAACAATTGGTCGTCTTGGTTACGTTTGTCCTCAAGAGGTGGCCCCCATGCTACAGCAGTTTATAAGACCCTG GTGTACCTCTCTGAGAAACATAAGAGACAATGAAGAAAAAGATTCAGCATTCCGTGGGATTTGTACCATGATCAGTGTGAATCCCAGTGGCGTAATCCAA gattttatatttttttgtgatgCTGTTGCATCATGGATTAACCCAAAAGATGATCTCAGAGACATGTTCTGTAAG ATCCTTCATGGATTTAAAAACCAAGTTGGGGATGAAAATTGGAGGCGATTCTCTGACCAGTTTCCTCTTCCCTTAAAAGAGCGTCTTGCAGCTTTTTATGGTGTTTAA
- the Tnpo1 gene encoding transportin-1 isoform X4 → MEYEWKPDEQGLQQILQLLKESQSPDTTIQRTVQQKLEQLNQYPDFNNYLIFVLTKLKSEDEPTRSLSGLILKNNVKAHFQNFPNGVTDFIKSECLNNIGDSSPLIRATVGILITTIASKGELQNWPDLLPKLCSLLDSEDYNTCEGAFGALQKICEDSAEILDSDVLDRPLNIMIPKFLQFFKHSSPKIRSHAVACVNQFIISRTQALMLHIDSFIENLFALAGDEEAEVRKNVCRALVMLLEVRMDRLLPHMHNIVEYMLQRTQDQDENVALEACEFWLTLAEQPICKDVLVRHLPKLIPVLVNGMKYSDIDIILLKGDVEEDETIPDSEQDIRPRFHRSRTVAQQHEEDGIEEEEDDDDEIDDDDTISDWNLRKCSAAALDVLANVYRDELLPHILPLLKELLFHHEWVVKESGILVLGAIAEGCMQGMIPYLPELIPHLIQCLSDKKALVRSITCWTLSRYAHWVVSQPPDTYLKPLMTELLKRILDSNKRVQEAACSAFATLEEEACTELVPYLAYILDTLVFAFSKYQHKNLLILYDAIGTLADSVGHHLNKPEYIQMLMPPLIQKWNMLKDEDKDLFPLLECLSSVATALQSGFLPYCEPVYQRCVNLVQKTLAQAMLNNAQPEQYEAPDKDFMIVALDLLSGLAEGLGGNIEQLVARSNILTLMYQCMQDKMPEVRQSSFALLGDLTKACFQHVKPCIADFMPILGTNLNPEFISVCNNATWAIGEISIQMGIEMQPYIPMVLHQLVEIINRPNTPKTLLENTAITIGRLGYVCPQEVAPMLQQFIRPWCTSLRNIRDNEEKDSAFRGICTMISVNPSGVIQDFIFFCDAVASWINPKDDLRDMFCKILHGFKNQVGDENWRRFSDQFPLPLKERLAAFYGV, encoded by the exons ATGAGCCCACGCGTTCATTGAGCGGTCTGATCTTGAAGAACAATGTGAAAGCTCATTTTCAGAACTTCCCAAATGGTGTGACAGACTTCATCAAGAGTGAATGTCTAAATAATATTGGGGACTCCTCTCCGCTGATCAGAGCCACTGTCG GTATTTTAATTACAACCATAGCCTCCAAGGGAGAACTGCAGAATTGGCCTGATCTCTTACCAAAACTCTGTAGCCTGCTGGATTCCGAAGACTACAACACTTGTGAG GGAGCCTTCGGTGCCCTTCAGAAGATATGTGAGGACTCTGCAGAGATTTTAGACAGTGATGTCTTAGATCGCCCTCTGAACATCATGATCCCCAAGTTTTTACAGTTTTTCAAGCACAGTAGTCCCAAAATAAG GTCTCACGCTGTTGCATGTGTCAATCAGTTCATCATCAGTCGGACCCAAGCGCTCATGCTGCACATTGATTCTTTCATTGAG AACCTCTTTGCACTGGCTGGCGATGAGGAAGCAGAGGTACGGAAGAACGTGTGCCGGGCACTCGTGATGCTGCTTGAAGTCCGGATGGACCGCCTGCTTCCTCACATGCATAACATAGTCGAG TACAtgctgcagaggacccaagacCAAGATGAGAATGTAGCTCTGGAGGCCTGTGAATTCTGGCTGACCTTGGCTGAACAGCCAATATGCAAAGATGTACTTGTGAGGCATCTACCAAA GTTGATTCCTGTGTTAGTGAATGGCATGAAGTACTCAGATATAGATATTATCCTGCTTAAG GGTGATGTTGAGGAAGATGAGACCATCCCGGATAGTGAGCAGGATATACGGCCACGGTTTCATCGCTCGAGGACAGTGGCTCAGCAGCATGAGGAGGATGGgattgaggaggaagaggatgacgATGATGAAATTGATGATGATGACACGATTTCTGACTGGAACCTGA GGAAATGTTCTGCTGCTGCTCTCGATGTTCTTGCAAATGTTTATCGTGATGAGCTTTTGCCACACATTTTGCCACTTTTGAAAGAATTGCTTTTCCATCATGAATGGGTTGTGAAAGAATCTGGCATCTTGGTTTTAGGAGCAATTGCTGAAG GTTGCATGCAAGGCATGATTCCATACCTGCCCGAGCTCATTCCTCACCTTATTCAGTGCCTTTCTGATAAAAAGGCTCTTGTGCGTTCCATCACCTGCTGGACTCTTAGCCGCTATGCACACTGGGTAGTCAGCCAGCCACCAGATACATACCTGAAGCCATTAATGACAGAACTGCTGAAACGTATCCTGGATAGCAACAAGAGAGTACAAGAAGCTGCTTGCAG TGCCTTCGCTACATTAGAAGAGGAGGCTTGTACAGAGCTTGTCCCTTACCTTGCTTATATACTCGATACCCTCGTCTTCGCCTTCAGTAAATACCAGCATAAGAACCTGCTCATTCTGTACGATGCCATAGGGACACTGGCAGATTCAGTGGGACATCATTtaaacaagcca GAATATATTCAGATGCTAATGCCTCCTTTGATCCAGAAATGGAACATGCTAAAGGATGAAGACAAAGATCTTTTCCCTTTGCTTGAG TGCCTCTCCTCTGTTGCCACAGCCTTGCAGTCTGGCTTCCTTCCATATTGTGAACCTGTATATCAGCGTTGTGTAAACCTAGTACAGAAAACTCTAGCACAAGCcatg CTAAACAATGCTCAACCAGAACAGTATGAAGCTCCAGATAAAGATTTTATGATTGTGGCTCTTGACTTACTCAGTGGCCTGGCTGAAGGCCTGGGAGGCAACATTGAACAGCTAGTGGCCCGGAGTAACATCCTAACACTAATGTATCAGTGCATGCAG GATAAAATGCCCGAAGTTCGGCAGAGTTCTTTTGCATTACTAGGTGATCTGACTAAAGCATGCTTTCAGCATGTTAAGCCTTGTATAG ctGATTTCATGCCAATATTGGGAACCAATCTAAATCCAGAGTTTATTTCAGTCTGCAACAATGCCACCTGGGCGATTGGGGAAATATCAATTCAAATGg GTATAGAGATGCAGCCTTACATCCCTATGGTGTTGCACCAGCTTGTGGAGATCATTAACAGACCCAACACCCCAAAGACGCTGTTGGAGAACACAG CAATAACAATTGGTCGTCTTGGTTACGTTTGTCCTCAAGAGGTGGCCCCCATGCTACAGCAGTTTATAAGACCCTG GTGTACCTCTCTGAGAAACATAAGAGACAATGAAGAAAAAGATTCAGCATTCCGTGGGATTTGTACCATGATCAGTGTGAATCCCAGTGGCGTAATCCAA gattttatatttttttgtgatgCTGTTGCATCATGGATTAACCCAAAAGATGATCTCAGAGACATGTTCTGTAAG ATCCTTCATGGATTTAAAAACCAAGTTGGGGATGAAAATTGGAGGCGATTCTCTGACCAGTTTCCTCTTCCCTTAAAAGAGCGTCTTGCAGCTTTTTATGGTGTTTAA